From one Mesoplodon densirostris isolate mMesDen1 chromosome 19, mMesDen1 primary haplotype, whole genome shotgun sequence genomic stretch:
- the NAE1 gene encoding NEDD8-activating enzyme E1 regulatory subunit, producing the protein MAQPGKLLKEQKYDRQLRLWGDHGQEALESAHVCLINATATGTEILKNLVLPGIGSFTIIDGNQVSGEDAGNNFFLQRSSIGKNRAQAAMEFLQELNNDVSGNFVEESPENLLDNDPSFFCRFTIVIATQLPESILLRLADVLWNSQIPLLICRTYGLVGYMRIIIKEHPVIESHPDNALEDLRLDKPFPELREHFQSYDLDHMEKKDHSHTPWIVIIAKYLAQWYSETNGRIPKTYKEKEDFRDLIRQGILKNENGAPEDEENFEEAIKNVNTALNTTQIPSSIEDIFNDDHCINITKQTPAFWILARALKEFVAKEGQGNLPVRGTIPDMIADSGKYIKLQNVYREKAKKDAAAVGNHVAKLLQSIGQAPESISEKELKLLCSNSAFLRVVRCRSLAEEYGLHTINKDEIISSMDSPDNEIVLYLMLRAVDRFHKQHGRYPGVSNYQVEEDIGKLKSCLTGFLQEYGLSIIVKDDYVHEFCRYGAAEPHTIAAFLGGAAAQEVIKVITKQFVIFNNTYIYSGMSQTSATFQL; encoded by the exons ATGGCGCAGCCGGGGAAGCTACTTAAGGAGCAGAAATACGACCGACAGCTGAG GTTGTGGGGTGATCATGGGCAAGAGGCTTTAGAATCTGCTCATGTTTGCCTAATAAATGCAACAGCTACAGGAACTGAAATTCTTAAAAACTTGGTACTACCAG GTATTGGTTCATTTACAATTATTGATGGAAATCAGGTCAGCGGAGAAGATGCTGGAAATAA ttttttccttCAGAGAAGCAGTATTGGCAAG aaccgAGCTCAAGCCGCCATGGAATTCTTACAAGAATTAAATAATGACGTCTCTGGGAATTTTGTGGAAgag AGTCCAGAAAACCTTCTAGACAATGATCCTTCATTTTTCTGTAGGTTTACCATTGTGATTGCAACTCAGCTTCCTGAAAG TATATTACTACGTTTAGCAGATGTCCTCTGGAATTCCCAAATCCCTCTTTTGATCTGTAGGACGTATGGACTAGTTGGTTATATGAGGATCATTATAAAAGAACATCCAG TAATAGAATCTCATCCAGATAATGCGTTAGAGGATCTACGACTGGATAAGCCATTTCCTGAACTGAGAGAACATTTTCAGTCTTATGATTTGGATCATATGGAAAAAAAG gacCATAGCCACACTCCATGGATTGTGATCATAGCTAAATATTTAGCACAGTGGTATAGTGAA ACAAATGGACGAATACCTAAAacgtataaagaaaaagaagacttcAGAGATTTGATTAGACAAG GAATTCTAAAGAATGAAAATGGGGCTCCGGAAGATGAAGAGAATTTTGAAGAAGCTATTAAAAATGTGAACACAGCACTAAATACAACTCAG ATCCCAAGCAGTATTGAAGATATATTTAATGATGATCACTGCATAAATATCACCAAACag ACTCCAGCATTTTGGATTTTAGCTCGTGCCTTAAAGGAATTTGTGGCCAAAGAGGGTCAAGGAAATTTACCTGTTCGAGGCACAATTCCTGATATGATTGCAGATTCaggcaaatatataaaacttCAAAATGT TTACCgcgaaaaagcaaagaaagatgcTGCTGCTGTGGGTAATCACGTTGCCAAATTGCTTCAGTCTATAGGCCAG GCACCAGAGTCCATTTCagagaaagaattaaaattaCTCT GCAGCAATTCTGCATTTCTTCGAGTGGTGAGATGTCGATCCTTAGCTGAAGAATATGGCTTGCATACAATTAACAAGGATGAAATTA tttccaGCATGGACAGTCCAGATAATGAGATAGTATTATACTTGATGTTACGGGCTGTTGATAGATTTCATAAACAACATGGTAGATATCCAG GGGTATCTAACTATCAAGTTGAAGAAGATATAGGCAAGTTGAAGTCTTGTCTCACTGGCTTCCTTCAGGAATATGGATTATCCATAATAGTGAAAGATGATTATGTCCATGAATT TTGCCGATACGGAGCTGCTGAACCACACACCATTGCTGCATTCTTAGGGG GAGCTGCTGCTCAAGAGGTTATCAAAGTAATCACCAaacaatttgtaatttttaataatacttACATTTATAGTGGCATGTCACAAACTTCAGCAACTTTCCAGTTGTAG